The nucleotide sequence GCGTACCCCGACGAGCTGCCGCTTGGTGCGTGGCAGCAGTTGGAAAACCAACTGGATGCCGCCGCCCAACAGCGGCAGGTGCAGCAGCAGGTCCGGCATCGGGTGGCCGAGCTTTTTCTGCTGGAAATGCTGCTGCTGGGCTTTCTGATGATCGGCTGGCAAAGCCAGCAGCTGCTGCAAAAACAGCGGCCGGCGCGGCCGGAACCTCTGGCCGCAACCCCAGCTTCCGCACCGGATAAGCAGCAGGCGGCGTCTGTAGCCCGGCGCTCCGGCCGTTTGGAGCCAGTTGCCGCGGCAGTTTCCCGGCCGCCGGCAGCTTCGGCGGGAATGCCCGGTAGCAGCGGCACTGAGGCCCTGGCACTGCCCCAAGCAGATGCTTTCTATCAGCCGACGCAGCCTGCCACACGCCGGCAGTTGCCGTTGCAATATCTGGCAGCCGGCCGGCCGTATCACGTGACTTGGCAGGCCAACAAGCCGCAGGAGCAACTTGGTAGCCCGGTCGGGCAGCAGCAGCCTGCGGTGGTGGCAGAGCCTGCGGTTGCTGGGCTTTCTGATTCACCAACCGCGGCACAAGCCACCCCACTAATAGCCCCGCAGGACTCCGGCCGGATGCAGCCGGCGGCCGTGCCACCTGCTTCTGCAGTTGCAGCCGATTCCATGCAGCCTCGTTCCGCCACCGCAAAGCCGATGTACCGGCTGCTGCTGGGGGTGACGGTGGCTCCGGAGCTGGCTGCCGTCAGGCCCCGGCAGCTGGCCGGGCCGGGCCTGACGGCCGGGCTGGTGGCCGAGTACCGGCTGACGCCGCACTGGCGGGTGCGTAGCGGCCTGCTGTATAGTGTAAAGCGCTACGAAGCCCGCGGCTCCGACTACCGGCCGCCCGCCTCCTACTGGACCTGGCGCACCCCCGTTGACCGTATCGAAGCCGACTGCCGGCTGGTGGAAATTCCGCTGGATGTGCGCTACGAAGTGCGGCCCCAGCCCACATACTCGCTGTTTGCCAGCGCCGGCCTTTCGTCATTTCTCATGCGCAACGAGCAATACACTTACGACTACAGCCTCAACGGGCAGTATCTGGAGCGCACCTGGAGCCTGGCGCGCGGCAGCAACCACATGCTGAGCGTGCTCAATCTGTCGGTAGGCTGTGAGCGGACGCTGGGAGGGCGCTGGGCGGCGCAGGCCGAGCCGTTTGTGAAGCTGCCGCTGGGAGGCGTGGGCTTCGGGCGCATTCAGCTGCGGAGCGCCGGCCTGGCAGTGGGCCTCAAGTATGGGCTGCTGGCTGCCCGGCCCTGAAGCGGAGCGCAACTGACCATCATCAAATAACACGAATAGCGGCCTACTAAGGGCTTGCTGATACGCCTTTGCCGCAACCGCCCTGGCAGTTGGCTTGGCCAGCGGCCCCTCTCTTCCGGTCTTTCTTTTCCTCCCGACAACGATGAAAACCAAGCACCCCGTGCGCGCCGCTCTGCCGGGGCGTTGGCTGATGCTGGGGCTTCTGGTGCTGGCGGCCTGTGCCTCCGAAAACACCGAAGACCTGCTCGGCAACGTCCCGCCCACCCCCGCCTGCGACCCGGCGGCCAATACCTACGCGGCCGTGGTGGCCCCGCTGTTGCAGCAGCGGTGTGTGGTCTGCCACAACAACGTCGCGCGGGAAGGCAATGTCAGCCTGGAAACCCATGCCCAGGTGCAGGCCGTGGCCCGCAATGGGCTGCTGGTGGGGGTGGTGAGCCAAGCGCCCGGCTACCAGGCTATGCCGCAGGGTGGCCCCAAGCTCAGCAACTGTGAAATCGACCATATCCGGCGTTGGGTGGATGCCGGAGCCCTCAACAACTAACCTGCCTCCTGCTCATGCCAAGCTGCCTGCCAAGTATTGCCGGTCGTTGGGGGCCGGTGCTCCTGCTGTTTCTGGGGCTGTTGCCGCACCTAGCTGCCGGTCAGGCCCGCTTCCAGACGCGGACTGGCCTGCTGTCGTTCTTTTCGGCCAGCCCGCTCGAAGATATTGAGGCCCGCTCGCAGCAAACCGCAGCCGTGCTCGACCTGAACACCCGGCAGGTGGCCTTTTCACTTCCGGTGAAGTCGTTTCAGTTTCGGCGCACCCTGATGCAGGAGCACTTCAACGAAAACTACCTGGAGTCGGACCGCTACCCGCGGGCTACGTTTGCGGGCCGGCTGCTGGCGCTGGACGAGGAAGCCCTCCGCGCCGGCGGCGCCCGGCCCGTGACGGCTGAGGGCGACCTGACCATCCATGGAGTAACGCGGCATGTGCAGGTGCCCGGCACGCTGGAGCTGCAAAACGGCCGCCTACGGGTGCTGGCCACCTTCAACGTAGCCCCGGCCGACTACCAAATTGACATTCCGGCGCTGGTGCGCGACCATATTGCCAAAGTGGTGCAGGTTCGCTTGGACCTGAGCTGCGAGGCCGTAGCGGCCACGGCCGGAGCGCCGGCTCCTTCGGCCCGTCCCTGATTTGCTTCTCTGTCTGCCGTTGCGCTTATGGCACTCCTCTCCCGTTTCTGCTTTTGCCTGGGCTGGCTGCTGCTGGCCGGCTGGCTGCCCGCCACCCGCGTGCAGGCCCAGAATACGCCGCCCCCACCCGACCTACTCGGCGACCTGGAGCGCCAAACCACCGACACGCTGCGGCGCGAGCTGGTGGCGGCTACGTTCAAGGGCACACGCATCATCAACGGGCACTCGGTGGAAACGCCGGGCGGCGGCACGCTGGTGTTCCTGATTTCGCACCGGTTCGGCACGCTCAACAGCGGGGCCTACAACTTCTTCGGCCTCGACCAAGCCACCATCCGGCTGGGGCTGGAATACGGCGCCACCGACCGCCTGACGGTGGGCATCGGCCGCAGCTCGCTGGACAAAACCTACGATGGTTTCCTGAAATACCAGGCGCTACGCCAGACCACCGGCCTGCACGCCATACCGGTCAGTGTCACGCTGTTTGGCAGCTCGGCCCTCACCTCCTTGCGCTACTTCGATGGCCTCGACCACACCCTGCCGCGCCGGCTCACCTACACGGTGCAGGCGCTGGTGGCACGCCGGTTCAGCCCCGGCTTGTCGGTGCAATTGAGCCCCACCGTGGTGCACCGCAACCTGGTAGACACGCGCCGGCAGCACAACGACGTGTACGCGCTGGGCGTGGCGGGCCGCCAGAAGCTCAACAAGCGCACCGCCCTCATGCTGGAATACTACTACCGCCTGCCTACAACCGCCGACCCCAGCACCCGCAACGCGCTGGCCGCGGGCTTCGATATCGAAACCGGCGGGCACGTGTTTCAGCTGCACGTCACGAACTCGCAGGGTATGATTGAGCGGCATTTCCTGACCCAGACCACCGGCAACTTCTTCGACGGCGACATTTACTTCGGCTTCAACGTGGCCCGCAATTTCACGCTCAAACCCCGTCTGTAGCGGGGTATGGCTCCCCAGTCCTGCTCAGAGAGGAAGCCAGGACTGCCCGACGGCTCCGTTGCGCCGCTCGTGGGGCCCGGTCAGGGGGCAGACGTCCTGACCGGGCTGGAGGCAGCCATTTATCAACGCAAAAGCCCCGAACCAACTGGCTCGGGGCTTTTGATTTCTTCAGGTTGAAGCAGCTTAGTGCTGGGCCGTAATGCCTTCGGCTACTACCTCTTTCACCTCGGGCACCATCCGCTTGAGCAGGTTCTCGATGCCCGACTTCAGTGTAACGGTAGCCGAAGGGCAGCCCGAGCACGAACCCTGCAGGTTCACGGTCACGATGCCTTCGTGGTAACTTTTGAAGGTGATGTTGCCACCATCCTGCTCCACGGCGGGGCGCACGTAGTTATCGAGCAGGTCGATGATTTTCTGGCTGGTCTGCTGGTCGGCTTCCGACGAGTTGGCCGAGCCGCTGGCGGCGGCCTGCTGGGCGGCTTTCTGCTCGGCAGCGGGGTCGACGGTGAAAATCGGGCCACTGGCTTCCACATACGACTTCAGGAAGGTGCGCAACTCAGGAATGAGCTGGGCCCACTGGTGGTCGGTCGTTTTGGTGACCGTAACGAAGTTCTGGGCAATGAACACGCGGCCCACATAATCGAAGTTGAAAAGCTCTTGGGCCAGCGGCGAATTGGCCGCGGCTTCGAGGTTAGGATAGTCCACGCTTACGCCATCAGCCAAGAGCTGGGCGTTGAGCACGAACTTCATGGATTCGGGGTTGGGCGAGGCTTCGGCGTAGATAGAAACCGGGCCGGCGGGGGCAGTGAGTTGTTCAGCCATGTTTGAAAGACTTGGAGACAAGCGGGAGAAAGTCGGCCGAATCTGTTCGGCCTGACACGTAAAACCGCGCGGGGCGGCAATAGTTGCAAAGGTAGCTAGGAAATGGAGGATGTGGGCTGTGGGCCTCCGTCAGCGTTAGGCGCCGGGAGCAGCCGGCGCGCTGCGCAGCAGCAGGAAGCCCACGGTGCCCGACACAAAGGAGGCGCACAGAATGGCCACCTTGGCCACCGGCTCGCCGGCCGAATGCTCGCCCAGCGCCAGCAGCGTTATAAACAATGACATCGTGAAGCCAATGCCGCCCAGCACGCCCGCGCCCCACAGGTGCCGCCACGTCACGCCGGCCGGCAGCTCGGCCCAGCCCAGCCGGATACTCAGCCACGACAGCGCCCCAATGCCCAGCGGCTTGCCCACCACCAGCCCCAGCAGAATGCCCAGTCCCAGCGGCGAAAGCAGCTGCCCGAACACGCTGCCATCAATGATGAGGCTGGTGTTGGCGAAGGCAAATAGCGGGATGATGCCAAAGGCCACCACAGAGTGCAGGCGCTGC is from Hymenobacter yonginensis and encodes:
- a CDS encoding NifU family protein yields the protein MAEQLTAPAGPVSIYAEASPNPESMKFVLNAQLLADGVSVDYPNLEAAANSPLAQELFNFDYVGRVFIAQNFVTVTKTTDHQWAQLIPELRTFLKSYVEASGPIFTVDPAAEQKAAQQAAASGSANSSEADQQTSQKIIDLLDNYVRPAVEQDGGNITFKSYHEGIVTVNLQGSCSGCPSATVTLKSGIENLLKRMVPEVKEVVAEGITAQH
- a CDS encoding DUF5777 family beta-barrel protein; the encoded protein is MALLSRFCFCLGWLLLAGWLPATRVQAQNTPPPPDLLGDLERQTTDTLRRELVAATFKGTRIINGHSVETPGGGTLVFLISHRFGTLNSGAYNFFGLDQATIRLGLEYGATDRLTVGIGRSSLDKTYDGFLKYQALRQTTGLHAIPVSVTLFGSSALTSLRYFDGLDHTLPRRLTYTVQALVARRFSPGLSVQLSPTVVHRNLVDTRRQHNDVYALGVAGRQKLNKRTALMLEYYYRLPTTADPSTRNALAAGFDIETGGHVFQLHVTNSQGMIERHFLTQTTGNFFDGDIYFGFNVARNFTLKPRL
- a CDS encoding outer membrane beta-barrel protein, with translation MRTPLMSDEELDALARRSAAAYPDELPLGAWQQLENQLDAAAQQRQVQQQVRHRVAELFLLEMLLLGFLMIGWQSQQLLQKQRPARPEPLAATPASAPDKQQAASVARRSGRLEPVAAAVSRPPAASAGMPGSSGTEALALPQADAFYQPTQPATRRQLPLQYLAAGRPYHVTWQANKPQEQLGSPVGQQQPAVVAEPAVAGLSDSPTAAQATPLIAPQDSGRMQPAAVPPASAVAADSMQPRSATAKPMYRLLLGVTVAPELAAVRPRQLAGPGLTAGLVAEYRLTPHWRVRSGLLYSVKRYEARGSDYRPPASYWTWRTPVDRIEADCRLVEIPLDVRYEVRPQPTYSLFASAGLSSFLMRNEQYTYDYSLNGQYLERTWSLARGSNHMLSVLNLSVGCERTLGGRWAAQAEPFVKLPLGGVGFGRIQLRSAGLAVGLKYGLLAARP
- a CDS encoding YceI family protein encodes the protein MPSCLPSIAGRWGPVLLLFLGLLPHLAAGQARFQTRTGLLSFFSASPLEDIEARSQQTAAVLDLNTRQVAFSLPVKSFQFRRTLMQEHFNENYLESDRYPRATFAGRLLALDEEALRAGGARPVTAEGDLTIHGVTRHVQVPGTLELQNGRLRVLATFNVAPADYQIDIPALVRDHIAKVVQVRLDLSCEAVAATAGAPAPSARP